A window of the Scleropages formosus chromosome 5, fSclFor1.1, whole genome shotgun sequence genome harbors these coding sequences:
- the phrf1 gene encoding PHD and RING finger domain-containing protein 1, with translation MDEEDSQDELINRNASNGRGKRPASSVFTDEENDTDELGSSSEEESETDSGDGDEDNDGDEDEEDEEGDDSDDAEEDSGKAAEGAVRGALTTDAADLSSDEDAEKCPICLNSFQQQPLATPENCEHYFCLDCILEWSKNANSCPVDRIVFKNICLRRCYGGKVQKMITVQKPAKATPEQTEVDLDQTNCEVCGRSDREDRLLLCDGCDAGYHMECLTPPLNSVPVEEWFCPECAANNNPAGAFSEEVSEDELMALTADAVPTTSHLRTSSSRPTRAIARTRQSERVRATVNRNRITQARTMQHVPRYLVQSTWLDETIEAVVAGLNTAAYMRDLTPRSRTGRRRKTAKRRAKNKKVKTKGFSDAGRKDRTGGKGAKRRKRRSRKSRSRRKQEMKEITPRSRLAKSLRIGTPLRTSSIPSVYRPAEQSLGSMRADIGAASLSIYGDPFDLDPFEDEAEQAEQSPGPSHLLDAKRRGLSRSALRSHRPVARPVPVGLHRRGLGIPEVEAEAEAAAVPDLLGSILSSQSMLMMDSADVVINRDGSLKAIKPVGISSPKAMIPSGGVCQTTAEIQVGASPSSGTSAFHARGDAGQSGGFPVRPSPPFNFPSPSLGTPTSPQLSGSSPVPHPASPGNSRIPLNNPMTRSPCTPGNPLDHVSGGRSPNCSTLHTHCGPKEAAVPQEKVPPKPTWLDVSGLPRIPKIKRESPNGLAPGGNDGRSSGIPESCLNSLTGDRVRQQTAGQGLSGTEQGRVGGSDDRQRQGGEGTSSSFSSSFLSSGPPTGHTSSSAVSFRISSSGNSWHARRLAHARAQGADRPCKKLLDSEQTRGKDKPTKSEIYDPFEPTGSDSDSPTSTSEIETVDSHPQLGVLEEKRGQTSVAGSKQDDIKAITHQAISEPPDSDAEAEDSGSSVEINDTKHSAGLSDSLKKTCLSEESSSESPCFPEVWQTVVRGAKASRSDECSEPSQHPKREPHWTRSRSTSTSSHNSETSIKTEDKPYEVEGRRSQSRSKSKSPSSAVTDGKRESDERKTTEGRRSISSSPDSSRKTEPKGKGREKRTWCSHSKEHNWTGSPSDTESEDSDRSWKKRKRSWSWAKDRGRSRSSSKDRSKREILGRESHDRKGSDRSKDLKDKWHGQSRSRSRTRSRSGSKSRSRSRSRERRKDRIKSSSKSKDGSRSHSKDKRRPRSRSKSRERRKEICPSDSAHSTERTSPPLASCSAAVSQEVRQPKDTTVEKSVSHSTAKESEITKKKSVPHNMNVKGRDSKDIKVSPSKAKEAKEHKEIKKEKSAPLEMLGVAKKPKVFKNEKSLPLSLVREMKDPAEMKDEQVSQSTVKEEHPETLEEPVSHCVVEDVKGPKVKGEMCVKEEKSAAEIREQRPVSGGEASAYRKDDSAMIEMKMDNFTLQKIKPEPHWPEENTQLSCQSKMLSVQSQPAVAEDGHMGAMGTCSASPKNVLMAKVDLAALNAAGAAKPEEKTSADISINRDPFLGSLISIKTEKFELSEPRSGMKSCVTLGTSTQRPEGLPSLRDVKQEELSVSKLELPHVVQLEKQHVLKEEEQSFCKERTASAVSPQRLPAVKQELPPMLETTTEPAPVTVGAKSKPSVKRVTWNLKEADKLPCEKSGKLSHLKLGQSSRESSRRPTSMSQTAGQGTGQASNQTTSQDLPQGPAPITPVGEPTAHIIKKAVPASISHGTPPGCETQPGQSQSSQGAPAAKKKDATQNASQKDKYMKKLHMQERAVEEVKLAIKPFYQKRDITKDEYKDILRKAVQKVCHSKSGEINPVKVANLVKAYVDKYKHARKHKKGGDESKAQAPEKPKAMDNS, from the exons ATGGATGAGGAGGACAGCCAGGATGAGCTGATCAACAGGAATGCGTCCAATGGGCGAGGAAAAAGGCCTGCCTCTTCCGTCTTTACGGACGAAG agaatgataCTGATGAACTGGGGTCCAGCTCAGAGGAGGAGAGTGAAACTGATAGTGGGGATGGAGATGAGGACAACGATGGTGATGAAGacgaagaggatgaggagggggATGACAGTGATG ATGCTGAAGAGGATTCTGGGAAGGCTGCGGAAGGCGCTGTCAGAGGAGCTTTAACCACTGATGCTGCAGACCTCAGCTCAGACGAAGATGCAGAAAAATGCCCCATCTGCCTCAACTCTTTCCAGCAGCAGCCACTAGCCACGCCTGAGAACTGCGAGCACTACTTCTGTCTGGACTGCATCCTGGAGTGGTCCAAG AACGCAAACTCCTGTCCCGTCGATCGGATTGTCTTCAAAAATATCTGTCTCAGGAGGTGTTATGGGGGGAAGGTTCAGAAGATG ATCACTGTGCAGAAGCCAGCCAAGGCAACTCCAGAGCAGACTGAAGTGGACCTTGATCAAACCAACTGTGAGGTGTGCGGTCGGAGTGACCGCGAGGACCGgctgctgctctgtgatggCTGTGATGCAGG CTACCATATGGAGTGTCTAACCCCACCTCTGAACTCAGTTCCTGTTGAGGAGTGGTTTTGCCCAGAGTGTGCTGCCAACAACAACCCTGCAG GGGCTTTCTCAGAGGAGGTGAGCGAGGATGAGCTGATGGCCCTGACAGCCGATGCTGTGCCCACCACTAGCCACCTTCGAACCTCCAGCAGCAGACCGACGCGGGCCATCGCCCGTACCCGGCAGAGCGAGAGGGTTAGAGCCACGGTGAACCGGAACCGCATCACACAGGCACGCACTATGCAG CACGTTCCCCGGTATCTTGTCCAGTCCACCTGGTTGGATGAGACCATTGAAGCCGTGGTGGCAGGTCTGAACACGGCTGCGTACATGCGTGACCTGACACCACGCTCTAGGACCGGCAGGAGACGAAAAACAG CTAAGCGAAGAGCAAAGAATAAGAAGGTGAAGACTAAAGGGTTCTCAGATGCTGGCAGAAAAGACAGAACTGGTGGGAAGGGGGCAAAGAGACGCAAACGACGCTCTAGGAAGTCTAGATCTCGGAGGAAACAG GAAATGAAGGAGATAACACCTCGTTCCCGCCTGGCTAAGAGTCTGCGCATTGGGACGCCACTGCGGACCTCATCAATTCCCTCCGTTTACCGGCCTGCTGAGCAGAGCCTTGGGAGTATGCGTGCTGACATAGGGGCTGCCTCTCTGTCCATATACGGAGACCCATTTGACTTGGACCCTTTTGAAGATGA GGCAGAGCAGGCAGAGCAGTCCCCAGGACCCTCTCACCTGCTGGACGCGAAAAGACGAGGCTTGTCCCGTTCTGCTCTGCGCTCCCATCGGCCAGTGGCCCGGCCTGTACCTGTTGGTCTCCACAG ACGGGGTCTTGGTATTCCTGAGGTGGAGGCGGAGGCAGAGGCTGCTGCTGTGCCTGATCTTCTTGGCAGCATCTTGTCCAGCCAAAGCATGCTGATGATGGACAGTGCTGACGTGGTTATCAACAGGGATGGCTCTCTAAAGGCTATCAAACCAG TTGGCATTTCCTCTCCAAAGGCCATGATTCCCAGCGGTGGAGTCTGCCAGACCACAGCAGAGATTCAGGTCGGGGCCTCACCAAGCTCTGGAACAAGTGCCTTTCATGCCAGAGGGGATGCAGGGCAGTCCGGTGGCTTTCCCGTCAGGCCCTCGCCACCTTTCAACTTCCCTAGCCCTTCTCTGGGAACACCCACTTCCCCTCAGCTGTCTGGCTCATCCCCAGTGCCACATCCCGCATCTCCTGGGAACTCTCGCATTCCTCTGAACAATCCCATGACACGAAGTCCCTGCACCCCTGGGAACCCTCTTGACCACGTTTCTGGTGGACGAAGCCCAAATTGTTCTACCCTCCACACTCACTGTGGACCTAAGGAAGCGGCTGTGCCGCAGGAGAAGGTGCCTCCCAAACCCACGTGGCTGGATGTGTCTGGTCTACCACGGATACCAAAGATCAAAAGGGAGAGCCCTAATGGTTTGGCTCCTGGTGGAAATGACGGTCGCAGCAGTGGCATCCCGGAGTCCTGCTTAAACAGTTTGACAGGCGACAGGGTCCGACAGCAGACTGCAGGTCAAGGGCTATCTGGGACTGAGCAGGGAAGGGTGGGTGGCAGTGACGACAGGCAGAGGCAAGGTGGAGAGGGCACCTCATCATCATTCTCAAGCTCCTTCCTGTCCTCTGGTCCACCAACTGGGCACACTAGCTCCTCCGCTGTAAGCTTTCGTATCAGCAGTAGTGGGAACTCGTGGCATGCCAGGCGACTGGCCCACGCCAGGGCACAGGGGGCGGACCGGCCCTGCAAAAAACTCCTCGATAGTGAGCAGACACGGGGCAAAGATAAACCCACCAAGAGTGAGATCTATGACCCATTTGAGCCCACCGGCTCCGATTCAGATTCCCCCACCAGCACTTCGGAAATTGAGACTGTGGACAGTCACCCCCAGCTGGGTGTGCTGGAAGAGAAACGGGGACAGACATCTGTTGCTGGAAGTAAGCAAGATGACATCAAGGCCATAACTCACCAAGCTATAAGTGAGCCACCAGACAGTGACGCTGAAGCTGAAGACTCAGGGAGTAGTGTTGAAATCAATGACACAAAACACTCTGCAGGTCTGAGTGACAGTTTGAAAAAGACGTGTTTGTCTGAGGAGTCGAGCTCTGAATCTCCGTGTTTTCCTGAAGTGTGGCAAACAGTTGTAAGAGGTGCTAAAGCGAGTAGGTCCGACGAATGCAGCGAGCCAAGCCAGCATCCAAAGAGAGAACCTCATTGGACACGCTCGAGGTCAACATCAACTTCCAGCCACAACAGTGAGACTTCCATTAAGACTGAGGATAAACCATATGAAGTGGAAGGTCGCCGCTCTCAGTCCAGGTCCAAGTCAAAGTCGCCCTCAAGTGCAGTGACCGATGGAAAACGGGAATCAGATGAAAGGAAGACGACCGAGGGCAGACGTTCCATCTCAAGCAGCCCAGATTCAAGCAGGAAGACAGAGCCCAAGGGGAAGGGCAGAGAGAAAAGGACATGGTGTTCCCACTCAAAGGAGCACAACTGGACTGGGTCCCCTTCTGACACAGAGTCAGAAGACTcagacaggtcctggaagaAACGGAAGCGCTCATGGTCATGGGCAAAGGACAGGGGGCGGTCCCGGTCGAGCAGCAAAGACCGATCTAAGAGGGAGATattggggagagaaagccaTGACCGAAAAGGTAGCGATAGGTCAAAGGACTTGAAAGACAAATGGCACGGTCAGTCTCGGTCACGATCAAGGACCAGATCCAGGTCAGGATCTAAATCCAGATCCCGGTCGAGATCTAGGGAGCGAAGAAAAGACCGGATAAAATCTTCTTCAAAATCAAAGGATGGGAGCAGGTCACACTCAAAAGACAAGAGGCGACCAAGGTCCAGGTCGAAGTCCAGAGAAAGGAGAAAGGAGATCTGTCCGTCAGACAGTGCTCACTCCACTGAGAGAACTTCTCCACCACTAGCAAGTTGTTCAGCAGCCGTGTCCCAAGAGGTGAGACAGCCTAAAGATACCACTGTGGAAAAATCTGTTTCTCACAGTACTGCAAAGGAAAGTGAGATTACAAAGAAGAAATCTGTCCCTCATAACATGAATGTAAAAGGCAGAGATTCAAAAGACATAAAGGTTTCTCCCAGCAAAGCAAAAGAAGCAAAGGAACACAaagagattaaaaaagaaaaatctgctcCTCTTGAGATGCTCGGAGTGGCAAAGAAACCGAAAgtattcaaaaatgaaaaaagtcttCCTCTTAGTCTAGTCAGGGAAATGAAAGATCCTGCTGAAATGAAAGACGAGCAGGTATCTCAAAGCACAGTCAAAGAGGAACATCCTGAAACCTTAGAAGAACCTGTCTCACACTGTGTGGTTGAAGATGTGAAAGGGCCTAAAGTAAAAGGTGAAATGTGTGTCAAAGAAGAGAAGAGCGCTGCAGAGATTAGAGAACAAAGACCTGTTTCTGGTGGAGAGGCTTCAGCCTACAGAAAAGATGACAGTGCCATGATAGAGATGAAAATGGATAATTTTACGCTGCAGAAAATCAAACCAGAGCCTCATTGGCCAGAGGAGAATACACAACTGTCATGCCAGAGTAAAATGCTCTCTGTTCAGAGCCAGCCTGCAGTGGCAGAAGATGGTCACATGGGGGCCATGGGGACATGCAGTGCCTCACCCAAAAATGTCTTGATGGCTAAGGTAGACTTGGCTGCCTTGAATGCAGCAGGTGCTGCAAAACCTGAGGAAAAGACCTCAGCAGATATCAGTATCAACAGGGACCCCTTTCTGGGTAGCCTGATTTCCATCAAGACGGAGAAGTTTGAACTTTCTGAACCCAGGAGTGGCATGAAGAGCTGTGTGACACTTGGCACATCGACACAGAGGCCAGAAGGACTGCCCTCGCTCAGAGATGTGAAACAGGAGGAACTGTCTGTGAGCAAGCTTGAGTTACCACATGTAGTTCAACTGGAAAAACAGCATGTGTTAAAGGAGGAAGAACAGTCGTTCTGTAAAGAACGGACGGCTTCAGCAGTCAGCCCTCAGAGGTTGCCTGCAGTGAAGCAGGAGTTACCACCCATGTTAGAAACCACGACTGAACCAGCCCCGGTCACTGTTGGCGCGAAGTCCAAACCCTCGGTAAAGAGGGTCACATGGAACCTGAAGGAGGCAGATAAGCTCCCTTGTGAGAAATCTGGAA AACTCTCTCACCTCAAACTGGGGCAGAGTAGCCGGGAAAGTTCCCGCAGGCCTACCAGCATGAGCCAGACCGCTGGCCAGGGCACTGGTCAGGCCAGCAATCAGACCACCAGCCAG GACCTCCCCCAGGGCCCTGCCCCTATCACCCCAGTCGGAGAACCAACTGCTCACATCATAAAGAAGGCAGTCCCAGCATCAATATCCCATGgcacccctcctgggtgtgaAACCCAGCCAGGCCAGTCTCAGTCCAGCCAGGGAGCTCCAGCAGCTAAGAAGAAAGATGCTACCCAGAATGCATCCCAAAAGGACAAG TACATGAAGAAGCTGCACATGCAGGAGAGGGCTGTGGAGGAGGTGAAGCTGGCCATCAAGCCTTTCTATCAGAAGAGGGACATCACTAAGGATGAGTACAAGGACATCTTGCGCAAAGCAGTTCAGAAG
- the rassf7a gene encoding ras association domain-containing protein 8 isoform X1 — protein sequence MELKVWVDGVVRVVCGLSEETSCQDVVIALAQAIGQTGRYVLIQKLRDTERQLLADERPLESLVKLGQQGNEVQFFLRRTGPSSSEALNTERGPVLPRPSEPEPPKRREPRKAHTFNLGPSSSPQSKVKNFKKSPRDSSEMRASPCLPGPTPGPAFSAGLSKEDLFRLILQQQEQLRELEMQLTTVEGEVLVWERPPGPDPRLQEELDRLEQVVRKNHAELGREAALEEELRAEGERERGLRRHLAELRTSMDDCNRRLHDCATRSAHLEREIQQESRRTKSRPGPAQAGPEESLGMVRAKLQSQQRQGAELEASLSETEQALGKADALLKERNEEMDELNKEIRQCNLQQFIQQTGVPPVPSSSHPEQLEGYSNSAGPVQYTTESPPRPTAKHFLGNPRNLQNPLVSSLNPEVLTSRESSWR from the exons ATGGAGCTCAAGGTGTGGGTGGATGGAGTGGTGCGGGTGGTGTGTGGCCTCTCTGAAGAGACATCCTGCCAGGATGTGGTCATCGCTCTCGCCCAAGCCATTG GGCAGACGGGGCGGTATGTTCTGATCCAGAAGCTGCGGGACACAGAACGACAGCTACTGGCTGATGAGAGGCCTCTAGAGTCGCTGGTGAAGCTTGGGCAGCAGGGTAATGAAGTGCAATTCTTCCTGCGGCGCACCGGGCCCAGCAGCAGCGAGGCGCTCAACACGGAACGAGGGCCTGTCCTGCCCAGACCCTCTGAGCCGGAGCCTCCCAAGCGTCGAGAGCCCAGAAAAGCCCACACCTTTAACCTGGGCCCCTCCAGCTCACCCCAAAGCAAAgtgaagaattttaaaaagtcacccCGAGACTCATCTGAGATGAGGGCTTCGCCCTGTCTGCCAGGCCCCACTCCCGGGCCTGCCTTCTCGGCAGGTTTATCCAAAGAGGACTTGTTCCGGCTcatcctgcagcagcaggaacagcTGCGTGAGCTGGAGATGCAGCTAACAACAGTGGAGGGAGAAGTGTTGGTGTGGGAGCGTCCCCCTGGGCCAGATCCTCGcttgcaggaggagctggaccGGCTGGAGCAGGTGGTGCGGAAGAACCACGCCGAACTGGGCCGCGAGGCCGCTTTGGAGGAGGAACTCCGTGCAGAGGGGGAACGCGAACGAGGGCTGCGGCGACACCTGGCCGAGTTGCGCACGTCTATGGACGACTGCAACCGGCGGCTGCACGACTGCGCCACCCGCTCTGCCCACCTGGAGCGCGAGATCCAACAGGAGAGCCGTCGGACCAAGTCCCGACCCGGTCCAGCTCAGGCCGGCCCCGAGGAGTCCCTCGGTATGGTGAGAGCCAAGCTTCAGAGTCAGCAACGGCAAGGGGCCGAGCTGGAGGCTTCGCTGTCCGAGACGGAGCAGGCGTTGGGCAAAGCCGACGCGCTGCTTAAG GAGAGGAATGAAGAGATGGACGAACTGAACAAGGAGATCCGTCAGTGTAACCTTCAGCAGTTCATCCAGCAGACGGGTGTGCCCCCTGTGCCGTCGTCTTCGCACCCGGAGCAGCTGGAGGGCTATAGCAACAGTG cAGGCCCTGTCCAGTACACCACAGAGTCGCCACCCCGTCCAACGGCCAAGCACTTTCTGGGGAACCCCCGCAACCTGCAGAACCCCCTCGTGTCCAGCCTCAACCCagagg TCCTGACATCCAGAGAGTCGTCATGGAGATAA
- the rassf7a gene encoding ras association domain-containing protein 8 isoform X2 has product MELKVWVDGVVRVVCGLSEETSCQDVVIALAQAIGQTGRYVLIQKLRDTERQLLADERPLESLVKLGQQGNEVQFFLRRTGPSSSEALNTERGPVLPRPSEPEPPKRREPRKAHTFNLGPSSSPQSKVKNFKKSPRDSSEMRASPCLPGPTPGPAFSAGLSKEDLFRLILQQQEQLRELEMQLTTVEGEVLVWERPPGPDPRLQEELDRLEQVVRKNHAELGREAALEEELRAEGERERGLRRHLAELRTSMDDCNRRLHDCATRSAHLEREIQQESRRTKSRPGPAQAGPEESLGMVRAKLQSQQRQGAELEASLSETEQALGKADALLKERNEEMDELNKEIRQCNLQQFIQQTGVPPVPSSSHPEQLEGYSNSGPVQYTTESPPRPTAKHFLGNPRNLQNPLVSSLNPEVLTSRESSWR; this is encoded by the exons ATGGAGCTCAAGGTGTGGGTGGATGGAGTGGTGCGGGTGGTGTGTGGCCTCTCTGAAGAGACATCCTGCCAGGATGTGGTCATCGCTCTCGCCCAAGCCATTG GGCAGACGGGGCGGTATGTTCTGATCCAGAAGCTGCGGGACACAGAACGACAGCTACTGGCTGATGAGAGGCCTCTAGAGTCGCTGGTGAAGCTTGGGCAGCAGGGTAATGAAGTGCAATTCTTCCTGCGGCGCACCGGGCCCAGCAGCAGCGAGGCGCTCAACACGGAACGAGGGCCTGTCCTGCCCAGACCCTCTGAGCCGGAGCCTCCCAAGCGTCGAGAGCCCAGAAAAGCCCACACCTTTAACCTGGGCCCCTCCAGCTCACCCCAAAGCAAAgtgaagaattttaaaaagtcacccCGAGACTCATCTGAGATGAGGGCTTCGCCCTGTCTGCCAGGCCCCACTCCCGGGCCTGCCTTCTCGGCAGGTTTATCCAAAGAGGACTTGTTCCGGCTcatcctgcagcagcaggaacagcTGCGTGAGCTGGAGATGCAGCTAACAACAGTGGAGGGAGAAGTGTTGGTGTGGGAGCGTCCCCCTGGGCCAGATCCTCGcttgcaggaggagctggaccGGCTGGAGCAGGTGGTGCGGAAGAACCACGCCGAACTGGGCCGCGAGGCCGCTTTGGAGGAGGAACTCCGTGCAGAGGGGGAACGCGAACGAGGGCTGCGGCGACACCTGGCCGAGTTGCGCACGTCTATGGACGACTGCAACCGGCGGCTGCACGACTGCGCCACCCGCTCTGCCCACCTGGAGCGCGAGATCCAACAGGAGAGCCGTCGGACCAAGTCCCGACCCGGTCCAGCTCAGGCCGGCCCCGAGGAGTCCCTCGGTATGGTGAGAGCCAAGCTTCAGAGTCAGCAACGGCAAGGGGCCGAGCTGGAGGCTTCGCTGTCCGAGACGGAGCAGGCGTTGGGCAAAGCCGACGCGCTGCTTAAG GAGAGGAATGAAGAGATGGACGAACTGAACAAGGAGATCCGTCAGTGTAACCTTCAGCAGTTCATCCAGCAGACGGGTGTGCCCCCTGTGCCGTCGTCTTCGCACCCGGAGCAGCTGGAGGGCTATAGCAACAGTG GCCCTGTCCAGTACACCACAGAGTCGCCACCCCGTCCAACGGCCAAGCACTTTCTGGGGAACCCCCGCAACCTGCAGAACCCCCTCGTGTCCAGCCTCAACCCagagg TCCTGACATCCAGAGAGTCGTCATGGAGATAA